In Amyelois transitella isolate CPQ chromosome 28, ilAmyTran1.1, whole genome shotgun sequence, the following are encoded in one genomic region:
- the LOC106139600 gene encoding uncharacterized protein LOC106139600 isoform X1, giving the protein MMAARSRFQNNSNEWDSMREEFNNSTYDAQYPDEETSGGVQLDHCRLYITNVPPVLNEEGLRAAFSKYGTLTEVHVSKDPTKKYALVRFETPGEAKLAMTKLNRTEPLRLNINIAHKTKAKHQENRNADRDREHGGRKSAKADTASVGSRGRTRKNIDLSNGDNDMEDEIGGNEFELAPMDPDLELELEQIKLKQLELQEEQVRCKQRLLLLKTSKRASNLNSSINRCILPDGRIVVRNISERNLESRDGDTSFGAGAGDSNERDTLCSCKTKLKSWDEASEGSSTPSTCVLCSEDSQKDQTYKETADKSKSRLSKYTSKKSEYSTNFAESKATVTSVKSIDVCKRSNYTSKFADTVSKQSECTNKKFEDNKLVGNRSEVTYDMLYGDFYSDDNEEVDETNRLIQLRNSDYMDIVEDALKIVIALAGYPKAKMRLRQMEMFQRCLTDVIDMQLKAGLLKKVPVFLDYYLNRGAIVCVCKDVDTRNWMVRVNPGLQERMCTNLILLKAKVKRLCLGILKIPMSCWPATARDAFKLLQYFNPTLKTNLWKIYSQKLSENVETTSFLIDRVSGEIIRGPNFKNVIDYGQMDFELTGYTEIYYECLLSDIDEDLSSVASRVKLLEEIKSAENTPRMLSDASLKDKESQVFEKEQKCIEIVEKQDDEPEEYGEEPVVDLPDDDVKHELESSLQKDVLKKLKDVKYIGDRNEVIVWSDETNVYNSDQEYEKDKIEESSTNIEEVNDVSHCAAVSDKTESFIESNDNLISRNSNLNIDSNRGIAYHRRTNYLHVENDLKVAITLEGYPQNKLEGTHIRRLKHLFKEYLHKDMKQQRFTDLIIPKFQDVYLSNGAVIYVCDSLETKDYLTEVLPRFIHSTGLKLTFRDIRNLVRYTRIVMRLPKEKAHVESMEILLKLKEMYPGLKPDCWKYYSDVAGKQKRQFGVDRESLEVIKSPDFDPVFEGEKLSFRIIDRQKRDVSFEESNKDRAPESDNQWKELFKKMYVPLNPEITNAPLTRIRTSHYSDLIADDLKLYVGPSNYPEARVDDVLFRTIKRSLEDIVFELPEEQIPKFHDMYLFDGVIFIICQDKASRQWLEQNLVTVNKKLHTNLKATEFRGAVGIISMVVKTDKDTDEVIDLLQKQNPRLRTKYWRKISTVRTKTKLDAVLQIDKLSAQVITSQSFNKYIDSSVVEFKLGHLQSLMKPKSSLEELTKTYAKKQSKEKVLNENDGFKTHWTEDQVIDKVTSCEETYLMDKCDIDPVIIDKESPKSNETVLPDKQTCKVFLKIPMNILPETEDDLNIIFDLLEDKNPGLNTELWEVYTDGAYPSNGRFTIIMDKQSISVINGKQFDSTIGGERLKFLF; this is encoded by the exons ATGATGGCTGCGCGCAGCCGTTTTCAAAACAACTCAAACGAGTGGGATTCTATGAGGGAAGAGTTCAACAATTCCACTTATGATGCCCAGTACCCTGATGAGGAAACTAG TGGTGGCGTACAACTGGACCACTGCCGTCTCTACATCACGAACGTGCCGCCTGTCTTGAACGAGGAGGGGCTCCGGGCCGCGTTCAGCAAGTATGGCACCCTGACAGAGGTGCATGTTAGTAAAGACCCGACTAAGAAGTACGCCCTGGTCAGGTTTGAGACTCCTGG agAAGCAAAGTTAGCAATGACTAAATTGAACAGGACCGAACCGCTACGACTCAACATTAATATAGCTCACAAG ACGAAAGCGAAGCACCAAGAGAACAGGAATGCCGACCGGGATAGGGAACACGGGGGTAGAAAGAGCGCTAAAGCAGACACGGCCAGCGTTGGAAGCCGCGGGAGGACAAG GAAAAACATTGACTTGTCCAATGGGGATAATGACATGGAGGACGAAATTGGTGGAAACGAATTT GAACTGGCTCCCATGGACCCGGATTTAGAGCTGGAACTGGAGCAGATTAAGCTCAAACAGCTGGAGCTGCAGGAGGAGCAGGTGCGATGCAAACAAAGGCTGTTGTTGTTGAAGACAAGCAAGAGAGCC agcaACTTGAACTCGTCTATCAATAGATGTATACTGCCTGATGGTAGGATTGTCGTGCGCAATATCAGCGAGAG GAACTTGGAGTCTCGTGATGGCGACACTAGCTTCGGCGCAGGAGCTGGTGATTCG AATGAAAGAGATACCTTATGCTCCTGCAAAACCAAGCTCAAGTCCTGGGACGAAGCTTCCGAGGGGAGCTCCACTCCGTCCACTTGCGTTCTCTGTTCAGAAGATAGCCAGAAAGATCAAACATACAAGGAGACCGCAGATAAGTCGAAAAGCAGACTATCGAAATACACCAGCAAAAAGTCTGAGTATTCCACCAATTTTGCTGAAAGCAAAGCCACTGTTACTAGCGTTAAATCCATCGATGTTTGCAAAAGATCAAATTATACTAGCAAATTCGCGGACACAGTTAGTAAACAATCTGAGTGTACTAATAAGAAATTTGAAGATAATAAGTTAGTAGGAAATAGAAGTGAGGTTACATATGACATGTTGTACGGTGACTTTTATAGCGACGACAATGAAGAGGTAGATGAAACAAATAGGCTTATTCAGTTGAGGAATTCTGATTATATGGATATTGTGGAGGAcgctttgaaaatagtcatagCTTTAGCTGGTTATCCTAAGGCGAAAATGCGTTTGCGACAAATGGAAATGTTTCAACGGTGCCTCACTGATGTCATTGACATGCAGCTGAAGGCCGGTCTTCTAAAGAAGGTTCCAGTATTTCTGGATTACTATTTAAACAGAGGTGCTATTGTCTGTGTTTGTAAAGATGTAGATACTAGGAATTGGATGGTGCGAGTGAACCCCGGTTTGCAAGAGCGTATGTGTACGAATTTGATTCTGCTGAAAGCTAAAGTGAAAAGATTGTGTTTGggtattttgaaaattcccATGTCTTGTTGGCCGGCAACGGCGAGAGATGCTTTCAAATTGTTGCAGTACTTCAATCCGACATTGAAAACGAATTTGTGGAAGATATACTCCCAAAAGTTGAGTGAGAATGTCGAAACAACCTCTTTTCTTATAGACAGGGTTTCTGGTGAAATTATTCGCGGGCCAAACTTTAAGAATGTCATTGACTATGGACAGATGGACTTTGAATTGACAGGTTATACAGAGATATATTATGAATGTTTATTATCTGATATTGACGAAGATCTGTCAAGCGTAGCGTCTCGTGTTAAATTGTTAGAGGAAATCAAATCGGCCGAAAACACGCCGAGGATGTTGTCTGATGCAAGTTTGAAAGATAAAGAAAGTCAAGTGTTTGAGAAAGAACAGAAGTGTATAGAAATTGTTGAGAAACAGGACGACGAGCCGGAAGAATATGGAGAAGAGCCAGTTGTTGATTTGCCTGATGATGATGTAAAACATGAACTTGAAAGCTCTCTACAAAaagatgtattaaaaaaactcaaaGATGTCAAATACATTGGCGATAGAAATGAAGTGATCGTGTGGTCAGATGAAACTAATGTTTACAATAGTGATCAGGAATACGAGAAAGACAAAATTGAGGAAAGCAGCACCAATATTGAAGAAGTGAATGATGTGTCCCATTGCGCAGCTGTGTCTGATAAGACTGAATCGTTTATTGAAAGCAATGACAATTTAATCAGTAGAAATAGTAACTTGAACATCGATAGTAATAGGGGAATCGCTTATCATAGACGCACTAACTATCTCCATGTTGAAAACGACCTTAAGGTAGCTATCACTCTGGAAGGGTACccacaaaataaattagagGGTACGCATATTAGAAGACTCAAACATTTGTTCAAAGAGTATTTGCACAAAGATATGAAACAACAGCGTTTCACTGATCTTATAATTCCGAAATTCCAAGACGTTTACCTATCTAACGGTGCTGTGATTTACGTATGTGATAGTTTAGAAACTAAAGACTATTTGACTGAGGTTTTGCCAAGGTTTATACATTCCACCGGTTTGAAACTCACTTTTAGGGATATAAGAAATTTGGTTAGGTATACTAGAATAGTCATGCGTTTGCCGAAAGAGAAAGCCCACGTGGAGTCTATGGAAATCTTGCTTAAACTGAAAGAGATGTATCCAGGTTTAAAACCAGACTGCTGGAAATATTACTCTGACGTGGCCGGGAAGCAAAAGCGACAATTCGGTGTTGATCGCGAGTCATTGGAAGTTATAAAGAGTCCAGATTTCGATCCTGTTTTTGAAGGAGAAAAATTGTCTTTTAGAATTATCGATAGACAAAAACGCGATGTAAGTTTTGAGGAAAGCAACAAAGATCGCGCGCCAGAGTCGGATAACCAGtggaaagaattattcaaaaaaatgtatgtaccacTAAATCCCGAAATAACTAACGCACCGCTGACTCGCATAAGAACTAGTCATTATTCAGATTTAATAGCGGacgatttaaaactttatgtaGGACCGTCTAATTATCCAGAGGCGAGGGTAGATGATGTACTTTTCCGTACTATTAAGAGAAGTTTGGAAGACATTGTCTTTGAATTACCTGAGGAGCAGATACCGAAATTCCACgatatgtatttgtttgacggtgtaattttcattatttgcCAGGACAAAGCTTCCAGACAATGGCTGGAACAAAATCTAGTTACAGTTAACAAAAAGTTGCATACCAATTTGAAAGCGACAGAATTCAGAGGCGCTGTCGGTATTATAAGTATGGTTGTAAAAACAGACAAAGATACTGATGAAGTGATAGATTTACTGCAGAAACAAAATCCCAGATTGAGAACAAAGTATTGGAGGAAAATAAGTACGGTTCGAACGAAAACCAAATTAGATGCGGTCCTACAGATTGATAAGTTGTCCGCTCAGGTTATAACAAGTCaaagtttcaataaatacatagattCGAGCGTCGTAGAGTTCAAACTGGGGCATTTACAATCTCTGATGAAACCTAAATCTAGTTTGGAGGAGTTGACTAAAACGTACGCGAAAAAACAGAGCAAAGAGAAAGTTCTAAACGAGAATGATGGTTTCAAAACTCATTGGACTGAAGATCAGGTAATTGATAAAGTAACCAGTTGTGAAGAGACATATCTTATGGACAAATGTGATATAGATCCTGTGATAATAGACAAAGAATCTCCTAAGAGTAACGAAACTGTTTTACCCGACAAACAAACTTGTAaagtttttctaaaaataccAATGAATATATTGCCGGAGACTGAGGAtgatttgaatattattttcgaTTTGTTGGAAGATAAGAATCCCGGTTTGAATACGGAATTGTGGGAGGTGTATACGGACGGCGCGTATCCTTCGAATGGACGATTCACTATAATAATGGATAAACAGTCGATTTCAGTTATTAATGGGAAACAGTTTGACTCGACTATAGGAGGCGAGAGACTAAAgttcttgttttaa